The DNA segment TACCCTCATTCATTAGCAAACCTAACTGCTGAACAAGTTAAGGAGTTAGGCAATAGCTACTTAACCGCAAGTGAACATTTACGAAATGGTGCGCCATTCTTTATTGATAAAATGCCAAACAATTTTCTTCATATAGGATTGATCAAGACTATTTTACCGCAAGCAAAAATTATTGATGCTCGTCGCATTCCTGTTGCAAGCGGCTTTAGCTGCTTTAAACAACTCTTTGCTGTTGGCCAAAGCTTTAGCAACGATATTAATGATATTAAGCATTATTACCAAAACTATTTAGCGTTAATGTCATTTTGGCAGCAAACTTTTCCAGATGATATATACACAGTGAATTACGAAAATGTAGTAAACAATATTGAATCAGAAGTAAGGCAATTATTAACTTTTCTAAATTTAGATTTTGAAGAAAGTTGTTTATCCTTTTATAAAAATAAACGAGCTGTTGCTACCGCGAGCGCCGAACAAGTTCGTCAACCCATTAACAATAAAGGCTTAAATGCTTGGCAAGCTTACAGTAAACATTTAGAACCTCTAATTGAAATTAGCAGCTGATACCAATCCAAATAACGATCTGTTCATTGAGTAACTCATATATGAGTTACCCTTCGGCATGTATCCCCCCCAAAAAAAAGATAGTTTAGAAAATCTAAACATCCGTCAAATATTAATCGTTTGTAGCTTACTCCTTATCAGCCTAGGCTAGATAAAACTTTGTAAACAATGACTATTTTATTGGCTAACTTAGGTTTGTTGCTGTAGCCAAATAATAATAAAAATAATTTGTTATACCAACAATGGGAAGCAGCATGAAAGTAGAAAATAATAACAACAATATTTCATTAATATCTTGCGCAGTACGCAAGGCATTACTCGTACCAGTATTAACAAGTAGTGTCGCAGCAACTGTGTTTGTCTCACCTTTTTCTTTAGCTGAAGAAGCAACAAAAGAAGGAATTGAAGTCATTGAGGTGACTTCTCGTAAGCGCGTTGAAAATATTCAACATGTTCCTTCGAGTGTGCAAGCACTGTCTAGTAAAGATATTGAAGAACAAGGCATTACAAATTTTGAGGATTATGCACTGTTACTGCCTAGCCTATCATTTAATAGTGCGGGCCCTGGTTTAGCACAGGTATATATGCGTGGTGCCGCTGATGGTGGAGATGGAAATGCTTCCGGCTCTCAGCCAAGCGTTGCTATTTATCTAGATGAACAACCTGTCACTGCCATTGGCAGAAACTTAGATTTACATGTTTACGATATTGAAAGAATAGAAGCCCTTGCCGGCCCTCAAAGTACGTTATTCGGTGCCAGCTCTCAATCAGGAACTTTGCGTATTATCACCAACAAGCCTGATACAGAAGCATTTGAAGGTGGCGTTAGTGTAGATTTAAGTACGACTAACGAAGGCGAGCCCAACAATACATTTGAAGGTTTTGTAAATATTCCTGTTAGTGAGGACACCGCGATCCGACTTGTCGGTTGGAGTAAACATGATGGCGGATACATTGACAATATCGCCGGCACTCATACTTCAGCATTATTTACCAATGGTGGTGAATCATCGTTAGTAGAAAATAATAATGACGCTCATGTCGAAGAGGACTTTAATACTCTAGATAATACTGGCTTTCGCGCAGGGGTAAAAACACAAATCAGTGATAATTGGGATGCCTTGTTAACAACAATATATCAAAAACAAGAAACCAATGGTGTCTGGTACCATGATCCTGATGCGCCTAACGGTGAAGTTGGTGATTTAGAGGTTCAGCGTTTTAACCCAGAAGAAATGGACGATGAATTTACCCAAGCATCTGTAACAATCACCGGTGACTTAGGTGATGCTGAGCTTGTTTACGCCGGCTCATTTATGGAGCGCAACGTTGAATTTCATAATGATTACTCGGATTATACTGATTATTACTCAACCAGCTGGATCCAATATTATGGCTGTGAGTATTATGGCAGCGCGACCGAAGATTGTACCAATATGATGATCGCCTATAACGATGATAACGAATATAAGCGCGATACCCATGAGTTACGTTTACAAAGTACTGGTGACAGTTCAATACAGTATACTTTAGGTCTTTATCAAGAATCTTCTAGCCATGATTATCGTCAAGAATGGGTTATGGAGGGGCTTGCTAAAGGTCCTGATTTTGAACAGTTTGGTGAACCCGATTTATGGTACTTAACAGATCAAAATCGTGATGACGACCAAAGCGCTGTTTTTGGTGAACTAACGTATCAAGTCAATGATAAATTAGCCCTCACCTTAGGTGGCCGTTATTATTCTAACGAAAGCTCACTATCGGGCACATCGGGATACGGTGTTATTGCCCCAGGTTTCCCTATTATTGATGTTGACACCAGTGTCGATGATAGCGGTTCCATTTTTAAAGCCAATGCAAGCTATCAGCTAACTGATAATCGATTAGTTTATTTAACCTGGTCTGAAGGGTATCGCCCTGGTGGCATCAATCGCGATGAAACAGAAGTTGTACCTCGTACTTATAAAGCTGACTTTGTTGAAAATATGGAGTTTGGTTGGAAAATAATGTCTGAGGATCAAGATTTAAGATTCAACGGTGCTATT comes from the Thalassotalea nanhaiensis genome and includes:
- a CDS encoding TonB-dependent receptor; amino-acid sequence: MKVENNNNNISLISCAVRKALLVPVLTSSVAATVFVSPFSLAEEATKEGIEVIEVTSRKRVENIQHVPSSVQALSSKDIEEQGITNFEDYALLLPSLSFNSAGPGLAQVYMRGAADGGDGNASGSQPSVAIYLDEQPVTAIGRNLDLHVYDIERIEALAGPQSTLFGASSQSGTLRIITNKPDTEAFEGGVSVDLSTTNEGEPNNTFEGFVNIPVSEDTAIRLVGWSKHDGGYIDNIAGTHTSALFTNGGESSLVENNNDAHVEEDFNTLDNTGFRAGVKTQISDNWDALLTTIYQKQETNGVWYHDPDAPNGEVGDLEVQRFNPEEMDDEFTQASVTITGDLGDAELVYAGSFMERNVEFHNDYSDYTDYYSTSWIQYYGCEYYGSATEDCTNMMIAYNDDNEYKRDTHELRLQSTGDSSIQYTLGLYQESSSHDYRQEWVMEGLAKGPDFEQFGEPDLWYLTDQNRDDDQSAVFGELTYQVNDKLALTLGGRYYSNESSLSGTSGYGVIAPGFPIIDVDTSVDDSGSIFKANASYQLTDNRLVYLTWSEGYRPGGINRDETEVVPRTYKADFVENMEFGWKIMSEDQDLRFNGAIYSMSWDDMQLTRYDASFGSPVGLTINVSEASITGIESDLTYMLTSNFKLSAAASYNQAELSKDLSVGSKFAPDGTELPNVPEFKGNISARYYQPIFSYEGFIQATYSYVGERQSDIFKHSGGDLETDQREELASYSIANISAGIEADSWTATIYVNNLTDERAELSKGTASWDSTITVNRPRTIGVSLSYLFD